The window GCTCGTGGCCGGCCTGCTCCGCGGCCTCGTCGCCCGGGACCACCCGCTCGCGGACCTCCCCTGGAACGCGGCCGAGCGGAGCTTCTACGCCGCCGCCCGCGAAGGCCTCGACGCCAATCTCGACTGGGTGACCGTCGACGGCGAGCGGACGAGCGACCGCGAGACCGTCTACGACGAACTGTTCGACCTCGCCCGCGCGGGACTGGACGAGGCCGGCCTGTCCGGGGACCGCGCCGACGACCTCCTCCGCCCGCTGGAGCGGCGGTGGGCGGCGCGGACGACGCCCGCGGCCTGGAAGATCGAGCGCGCTCGCGAGTATCTCGACGACGGGCTGGACCTGACCGAGGCGATCCACGAGATGCAGCGCGACTACTTCGACCTGAGTCGCGAAGACGGCGTTTTCGCCGACTGGCTGTGATTCGGATATGTAGGTGTTCGGGGCGGCTTAGCAGTTGAATCGGTCACTGAGGAGAGCCAGAAAGCCCCGGCTGGCTGCGGTCCCGTGACTCGCTGCGCTCCTCACTCCGTTGCGGTGCTTACTTCGTCAGGGTTCCCGCAGCCAGCCGCCCCTTTCAGTCCCGCCCAGCGCTAGTTGACCAGCCGGCTACGGGCGGGACTGGAAGGGGCGGCCCGTTCGACGAAGGCGGACGACGCAAGCACTGGACCGAGCGGAGCGAGGGAAGCGCGCAGCGAGTCCCCCGAGTCGAACGGGCCGGGGCCTTCCGGCTGTTCGCGTCGTTAAGGCAATCACAGGCGTACACTCACCCCGTTTTACTAGCACCACTCCCCCGCTCGACGGACTGAAGGTCGATCCGTCCCTCGGGCATCGGGACGCCGCGGTAGGGGTCCTCGGCCAGCAGGAGGGCGCCGTCGAGGTCGGCGTACTCGACCAGCGGCGCGAGGTGGCACGCGGGCGCGATGGAGGCGTTCGACTCCAGCATACACCCCAGCATCACCTCCAGCCCGCAGGCGTGGGCGGCGGCGATGGCCTCGCGGGCCTCGCGCACGCCGCCGGTCTTGAGTAGTTTGACCGTCACGAGGTCGCAGGCGTCGGCGATCCGGGGGGCGTCCGCCGCGGCGACGAAGGACTCGTCGGCGCAGATCGGCAGCGGCGCGTCCCCGTGGACCCGCCGGAGGCCGTCGAGGTCGTCCTTCGGGACGGGCTGTTCGAGGAACTGGACGCCCTCGTCGGCGAGCCAGCGGGCCTGCTCGACGGCCTCGGCCGCGTCCCAGGCGCCGTTGGCGTCCACCCGGAGGGTCGCGTCGGGCGCGGCCTCGCGCACGGCGCGGACGCGCGCCCGGTCGTCGTCGGTCCCGACCTTGATCTTCAGGATCGGGTATCCCTCGTCGACGGCCGCGGCGGCCTTCTCGGCCATCCGGTCGGGGTCGTCGATGCCGACGGTGAAGGAGGTCCGCGGCGCGGCGTCGGGGTCCAGTCCCCACTGGCGGTAGCAGGGGACGCCCAGGTCCCGGGCGGCGAGATCGGCCAGCGCCGTCGAGACGGCCGAGCGGGCCACGGGGTCGTCGGGCGCCCGCTCGGCCAGTTCGCGCGAGAGGCGCTGGTCGGCGTGGGGGTCGTCGCAGTCCACGATGACGGGCCGGAGTTCCTCCAGGGTCGCCGCGACCGCGTCGCCGCTGCCGCCGTAGTAGGCCGTGGGCGCGACGCCGCCGACGCCGGTGGTGCCCTCGTGGGTCAGTTCCACGACGACCGCGTCGGCGGCGTCGGTGGTCCCGCGGGCGATGCCGAACGGGTCCGCCGCGGCCAGCGAGTGGCGCTCGACGGCTAGGTTCACGGCAGCGCCTCCAGGATCTCGTCCGCGTCGAACCGGACCGGATCGGTCGCGGGGACGCCCAGCGCGTCGCCGTACTCCGCGACGGCGTCGCGGGCGCCGCTCTCGTCCAGCCGCCGGGTGTTGAGCGCGCCGGCGACGACGTCGGCGCCGCTGACCGGCGACGCCATCCGCTCGTAGAGGTCGGCGTACCGCTCGACCGCGGGCAGCGGGAACGATTCGTAGCCATGGACGACCTCCCGGCCGGCGACGTGACAGAGCACCAGCGCGTCGGGCTGGGCGCCGTGGAGGATGCTCGTCGTCACGCCGGAGTAGGCGGGGTGGACCAGCGCGCCCTGGCCCTCGACGATCAGCAGGTCGCGGTCGCCCTGCTCTTCGACCAGCCCCTCGACGGCGCCCGCGGCGAAGTCCGCGATCACCCGGTCGATGGCGATGCCCCTGTCGGCGATGGCGATACCGGTCTGGCCGGTCGGGACGACGGCGGCGTCGATGCCCCGCTCCCGCGCCGCGTCCCGCAGCTCGAAGCTCGTGGTCATCTTCCCAGTCGAGCAGTCCGTGCCCACCGTCAGCACCACGTCGGCGTCGACCGCGCCGGCGGTGCCGTCGGCGACGCTCAGGTCCTCGGGCGGCCGCCGCAGGTCCCGTAGCTCGGCGCCGTGGTCCGCCGCCAGCGCGGCGAACTCCTCGTCCGCCGAGAGCATGTAGTGGAGCCCGGCGATCACGTCACAGCCCCGCTTCAGGGCCGCCCGCACGTCCGGCCGCCAGTCGTCCTCGAACCCGCCGCCGATGGGGGCGATGCCGATCAGCAGCGCGTCCACGTCGGGGACCTCGTCCATCGACGCGACGATGGGCGCGTCCTGAACGTCCGGCAGGTGGTCGTGAACCCGGTCGCCCGCGGTGGACCGGTCCAGCACCGCGCGCACGTCGTGGTCGCCGTAGCGCAGCACGCCCACGGCCGTCTTCGCGTCGTCCGGGAACCTGTCGTGAGCGAGGATGGCGACGTCCATGCCGCTAGGCTCCGACCGCCGGCGATAAAAACCTCCTCTACGACCGGTCGCGACCACGTCGTCAGGAGCGTGCCGGACGGTGGCCAGAACGGTTCGGCCCGCTCACGGCACTCGCAGTCGGACGGTCCAGAACTCGCGGACGGCGTCCTCCAGAGCAGCCTCCGGGTCGCCGGTGGCGTCGACGGACGCGGTGACGTCGGCGACGTCGCCGAACTCCGAGAGGACGCTGCGCTCGCCGAGGACGTAGAGGCGGTCGGCCGAACGCTCCTCGATGGCGGCGCGGCACCGCTCGAGGTGGGAGTCGATCTGCTCCTCGCGGAGGCGCTCGAAGCGGGACTGGGAGAAGCCGCCCTTGGAGTGCTGGCTCTTCAGATCGGAGTCGAAGCCGTGGAAGGCGACGCGCTCGTCGCCGTCGAACTCGGCGAGGGCGAACAGGTCCGAGCGGACGAGCGCGACGGCGTGCTCCCCGGTGGGGCGGAACCACGCCCGCTCGAGGGCGACGCGCTCGTCCCACCGGGCGAAGGGCTCGGGCGCGACGGGGACGGAGAGGCAGGCCGACAGCAGGCCGGCGTCGTCGGCGACGACGAGGCAGGGGGCGGCGCGGCCGACCAGCCCGGCCCGGTCGCCCAGCGCCGTCCGGACGGGATCGGGCACCTCGCGGCCGTCGGCGACGTAGGCGGTCAGGACGCCCTCGGGCTCGGTCTCGACGGCGGCGAGGCGGTCGAGGACCTCGTCGAGGCGCCCGCCCCGTAGCGTCTCCTCGACGCGGAACTCCCGGTCGGCGTCGCCGTCCTGGAGGCGCTCGACGCGGTCCTCCAGTTCGGTGACGCGGTCCTGCAGGCGGTTGACCCGCTCCTCGGCGTCCTGGCGCTCGCTGACGGCGTCGGCGCGGCGCTCCTCCTCCGCCTCGAGCTGGCGCTGGAGGTGGTGGTTCTCCTCCTCCAGCTCCTCGATGCGCTCCTTCAGCGATCCCCGCCGGAGCAGCTCGTCCAGCATCTACTGATGGGGGGACCCGCTGGCGTAAAAACGTTCAGCCCCGGCGGCCGGAGCACGGAGCGCGGGCCGTCATCAGACGGCCGCGCCGGACGTGAGCGTGAGCAGCTGCCGGGCGCGGTCGGCCTTGGCCAGCAGGACCTCCTTCAGCGTCGGCGGGTTCCGCACGCGGGCGTCGTCGAGGTACGACTCTGGGACGGCGAGCGTGTCCGCCGGCACCTCTTCGTCGCCCCGCACGGGGAAGTGCCGCTCCCCGAGCTTCATCACGAGGGGGAGGTCCGTCCGCTCGACGCCCTCGCCCGTCGCGTAGAGCTCCCGATTGACGCGCTCGTGTTGCTCGTGGCACATCGCCGCGGTCTCGCCGTCGCTCGGTTCGACGTAGAGGCGCCCCACGTAGTAGCCTCCCGAGAACCGTTCGAACATGTGGTCAGGCCATGGTAAGAGATACCATGGCATAAGCGTTTGCCGGCACGCTTTTCACGACGAGCATTCAGAGCGGCCGGGGCGCGACCGGCGGCGCGCGGGCCGGTCGACGTGTCAGAACGACGGAAGAGAGCCCGTACGGACCGTAGGCGCCGCCTTGGACGCTTTCGAGCCCGCGTAAACGATTCAAACGAACGGGGCGCGGACGCTGAACGGTCCGAACGGTACGCGTCGTTTTTTAAGTGGCGGGACGTACGGGGGAACGAGTATGACCAGGCGGCAGGCGGCGGTCGTCGCGCTCGCGGTCCTGTGTGCGCTGGGAGCGGCGCTCCCGGCGGCGGCCGCTCAGGAGACGACGACGCCGAGCGAGGAGGGTGAGTCGGCGGGGCTCGGAGACGAACTGACGGCCTTCATGCAGAGCAGCGCGGCGGAGGCGAACGACTCCGTCGAGTCGGGCATGTGGCGGTCGGCCTTCGAGTCCGCCGACGAGTCCGAGCGTGCGCGGCTGGCGACCAACCGCACCGAGCGGCTGACGCATCGACTCGACCGGCTCCGACAGCGCAACCGGACGCTGACCGCGCGCTACGAGAACGGCTCGATGGAGCGGTCGGCCTACCTGGCCCAGGTGAGCCAGCTGTCGGGACGCATCGCGGCGCTCCGCACGAGCGTCAACGAGACCGGGCAGGCCGCCGAGACGGCGGGCGTCGACCCGCCCGGGCTCGAACGGCTCCGCTCCGAGGCGCGCAACGCGACCGGTCCCGAGGTGAACGGCGTCGCCCGGGGGCTGACGGCCGGCGGCGGTCCGCCGGCCGATGCACCTGCCCGGGGCGGTCCGCCGAACGCGAGCGAGCGCCCGGGCGCAGCGGGAAACGCGACGCCGGGGACCGGTCCACCAACGAACGCCGGACCGAACGGGACGCAGGGCCCGCCGAACGGGACCGGCGCACCGGCGGATGACGCCCGCGGCGCCGGGAACGGCACTAACGGTGCACCCGACGGAGCCGGTTCGGCGGCCGACGGGGACCGCGGCCCGCAGGGCGACTCGTCCGGCGAAGGCCGGCCCGACGCCGGCGAGGATCGATCGGGAAATGAACAGGGGGGATCGGCGTCCGGTGACGGCGCCGGCGGTGCCGGTGACGACGGGGACGTGCCCGGAGTCGGCGGCGGATCCGGTGACGAGGAGGCCGGTACGGGAAACGGGCAATCGGGCTCCGGTAGCGACGGCTCGGACGGCGGCTCCGGTTCGAACGCGTCCGACGGAGCCGGGGACGGGGGTTCTGACGCCGGTAGTGACCCCAGCCGGCCCGACTCCAGCGACGGGGCCGACGCGTCCGACTCTGCTGACCCCGCGGACGACTCCGACAGTTCCGACCCCAGCGACGGAGCCGACGCGCCGGACGCGTCGGATCCTGCGGACGGCTCCGACAGTTCTGATCCGTCTGATCCCGCGGACGGTTCCGACGGCGGCGGCCCCGGGAACGGGCCCGGTGACGCGTACGTCGTCCCTCGCTGAGGCACGGCGAGGAGACATGCTTATCTGGCGCGGTACACTACCGGGCGGTGAATGGATTCCGCCGAGTTGCTCGATCTACTCGGGAACGCCAACCGCAGGCGCATTCTCCGGCTGCTGGCCCACAAGCCCTGTTACGTGACCGAGATCAGCGAGTACATCGGCGTCAGTCCCAAGGCGGTCATCGACCACCTCTCGAAACTGGAGGAAGCGGGGCTGGTCGAGAGCCGAACCGACGACCAGCGCCGGAAGTACTTCTCCATCGCGCGGAACCTCCGGCTCGAAGTCCAGGTCTCGCCCTACCGGTTCGGCACCAAGAGCGCCTATCCGGCCAGTCGCGGGCTGGACATCAGCACCTGTCGCTACCTCACCATCGACGTCAGCCACGACGAGGGCGACGACCTGACCGACGTCACGCGTGAGCTCAAACGGCTCGAACAGCTGGAGAACGAGCTCTCGATGGCCCAGCGGTGGGTCCAGGGCCGGCTCACCGAGGTCCGGGAGCGGCTCAGCGAGCGGGTCGAGGACGACGAGGGCGACGGCCGGCTGTACGCCGAGGTGATCAGCGCGCTGGCCAACGGGGCCCGCGACGTCGACGCCGTCAGCCGCGAGGTGGAGGCCCCGCCGGAACTCGTCGAGGAGTCGCTGACCTGGCTCGCCGAGCGCGGCGTCGCCGAACGCGACGGCGACGAGTGGCGGCTCTCGGAGTGAGCGCCCGGTACCGTTCTACTCCAGATCCTTTGTCAGGCCGTCCCGCAGGTCCCGGCCGGCGTAGAAGCCCACGAGCGCCACGGCCGCGCCGACCGCGGCCCCGACGGCGACCGGCAGCCCGCCGGTGACGAACGTCAGCGTGATCGACCCGACCGCGAGCGCGAGGGCGCCGCTGGCCGCGCCGGCGACGCCAGCCTCGAGGTACCGCGGCGCCGACGAGACCAGTCCGCCGCCCACCATCACCAGCAACAGGCCGAGAAAGCCCGTGAACGGGACGACGGGGATCAGGTTCCCGAGCGCGAACACGCCGACCAGCGCCGCGCCCAGCGCCAGCAGGAAGGCCCGCGGCGAGAACAGCGACGTCGCCCGGGCCTTCGCCCGGCCGGTCACCCCCGCGTCCGCCTGTGTCTCCGCGTCCGTCGTCCGCTCGTCCGGACCGCCTGTGAGGCCGAAGTCGCCGTCACTGACCCCCTGATCGACCCCGAGATCGCCGCCGTCCGCGCCCGCCCCGAGATCGCCGACGTCGACGTCGCCAACGTCGGTCTCGTCGACCTCACGGTCCCTAGTCCGCTCTGACATGTCCGGAACTGCGCGACCCAGCCCTAAGGCCCTTCCGCCAGTGAGGTAGATCTGGATCGAGTTCACCTGAGGGACGGCGACTTTGAACAGCCAGAAAGCCCCGGTCCGTTCGACGAAGGCGGACGACGCAAGCACTGGACCGAGCGAAGCGAGGGAAGCGCACAGCGAGTCCCCCGAGTCGAACGGACCGCCCCTTTCAGTCCCGCCCAACGCCGGTTGACCAGCCGGCCGGGGCTTTCTGGCTCTCGTACTCTCCAGATCCACTATCGCAAGAAACCAGAACCAGTCCAATCACACCTGGCCGCGAACGAGTGGCTTCAAGTCCGCGCGGGCGGAACGGACGCGCATGAACGCAGGCGATCGGGTCCGCGTCGACCGCGCGGACCAGACTTTCGAGGGCGTCGTGTTGCCCTTCAGCTCGCCGGAGACGGTGGTCGTGAAGCTCGACAGCGGGTACAACGTCGGCGTCGACCGCGACGATGCGTCGGTCGAGGTGCTCGAGTCCGGGGCCTTCGAGGTCGAGGAGACCGAGGACGCCGAGGGCGAGTCGAAGGTAGAGTTCGACGAGGACCTGCCGACGATCTCACTGATCTCGACGGGTGGGACCATCGCGTCGACCGTCGACTACCGCACCGGCGCGGTCACGGCGCAGTTCGACGCCGAGGACGTCCTCCGGGCGGTGCCGGACCTGGCCGGCCTGGCCAACTACCGCGGCCGGGTCGTCGCCAACATCCTCTCGGAGAACATGACGCCGGACGTCTGGCAGCAGCTGGCCCGCTGCGTCCGCGAGGAGATCGAGGCCGGCGCCGACGGCGTCGTCGTCATGCACGGCACCGACACGATGCAGTTCACCGCCAGCGCGCTGGCCTTCATGCTGGACACGCCCGTCCCCGTCGTGTTCACGGGCAGCCAGCGCTCCGCGGACCGCCCATCCTCGGACAACGTGATGAACGCCGTCTGCTCGGTCGAGGCCGCCAAGAGCGACTGCGCGGAGGTGCTGGTCTGCATGCACGAAAGCGAGTCCGACGACGCCTGCGCCCTCCACCGGGGCACTCGCGTCCGGAAGAACCACACCTCCCGCCGTGACGCCTTCGAGACCGTCGGCCGCGAGCCGCTGGGCGAGATCGACTACGAGACCCGCGAGATCGAGTGGCGCCGCGAGCACGCCGAACGAGGGGCGACCGACCTCGCGCTCCACGACGACCTCGAGACCGACGTCGAACTCGTGAAGTTCACGCCGGGCACGCCCGCCGAACGGCTCGAGCGGGTCGGCGAGCGCGCCGAGGGGGTCGTCGTCGAGGGCACGGGCCTGGGCCACGTCAACACCGACTGGATCGACGTCGTCGACGACCTCACGGACGAGGGAACGCCAGTCGTGATGACCAGCCAGTGCATCGAGGGTCGCGTCTGCGACCGCGTGTACGACACCGGCCGCGACCTGCTCGACGCCGGGATCATCGAGGGCGAGGACATGCTCCCCGGCACGGCCAAGGTCAAGCTCATGTGGGCGCTGGCCAACGCCGAGGACGTCGCCGACGCGATGCAGGAACCGATCGCCGGCGAGATCACCGACCGGTCGGTCCCCTGGCTGTAAGACAGCGTATCAGAACGTACACGTAGCCGCTTTCCCGCAGTCGCTTCCGGCCGGTGAGCCGCCAGTGAGCTACGCGATCCGGCGCTGAGGACGGAAAGGCGGGATGGCAGCGGCCAGGTGCCGTCAGGCACTGGCGCCAACTCTTACCCGCCGCTGACTGCCGGGTGCGGCGGGATGGCAGCGGCCAGGTGCCGCAGGCCCTGGCGCCAACTCTTACCCGCCGCTTACGGGCGGCATCAGCGCGAGTTCGTCGTTCTCTTCGACCGGCGTCGCCAGCCCGTCGGCCTCGGAGAAGGGGTCCCGGCCCTCGTGGAGCAGTCGGAGGTGCTCCCGCAGGTCGCCGTCCTCGTCGAGCACCTCCGTCTCCAGATCGGGGCGCTCGGCCAGCAGCGCGTCGAGCGCGTCCCCCACCGTCTCCCCCTCCCGGACGGTCACCTCGGAGTCGCCGGCGGCCTCGGCCAGCGTGGCGAACAGCTTCCACTTCATGTGTGGAGCGCCGTCGCGGGACGGGAAAGACGTTGCGCACTGTCCCGGCGCGTGAGAATCGAGCGCCCGATTCGCCCGCCGTTCACTCCGGGCGGTCGTCGCCGTCGCGGTCGCTCTCGTCGTCGTCGGCCTCGGGGTCAGCGCCGTCGTCCGGCGCGTCGTCGCCGTCCTCCCCGAGCAGGTCGTCGAGGTCGTGCAGGCCCTCCTCCGCCTCGTCGCCCTCGTCGACGAGCGGTTCCAGGTCGTCCCAGGCGTCGTCGATGACGGTCGTCTCGTCCCGGTCGCCGTCGCCGGAGGGCTCCGCGTCGTCGATGCCCACTGACTCCCCCTCGTCCGCGTCGGTCGACGACTGGCCGTCGCCGCTGTCGGGCGTCGCCGCGTCGCCCGCACCGGAGGCCGCCGCCCCGTCGCCGTTCTCCGGGGCCGGCTGGTCGTCGCCGGGCAGCGTCGGCGTCTCGAGGTCGGATCCCGGCAGGTCGTCCGCGTCGGGGAACGCGTCCCCCGCCAGGTCCGCCGCGTCGTCGTTCGTCGCACCGGCCGCGTCCGCGTCGTCCTCTGTTTCCGCCGGCGGCGTGTCGCCGTCGGTCGGCTCGCCGTCGTCGCTCGCCACATTGCCATCGTTCGTCCCGTCGCCCGCCGCCGCGTCGTCCGCTCCCTCGTCCGGTTCGGTCGCCGTCTCCCCGTCGCCCGCCGCAGCTGCGGCGCCAGTCGGCTCGTCGTTCTCGTCGCCTTCGCCGTCGGAACCGTCCTCGTCGGCCGACTCCTCCGGGGACTCCGTCGCCACCGTCTGCGTCCGTCCGTCGCCGTCGTCGGACGACTGCCCGTCGTCCGCGGGCGTCTGCCTCGCGCCCGTTTCGGCGCCGCCGGCGCGCGTCCCCGAGGCGGACGACGACGCTCCGCCACCGGTGCCCCCGAGCGCGTCGGCGGCCTCGGTCAGCCGCCGCAGCAGGTCGGGCGTCGCGATGGCGTAGAGCACGTCGCCGGGCTCGAGCGTCCGGTCGGCGGCCGGCAGCGGCTCCGGCCGGGCGTCCTCGCGGGTGATCGCCGCGACGGTCACGTCGATGTCGCCGACGCGGGCCCCGTCGAGGCGGCTCCCCGCCTCGACCGTGACCGTGGCCATCGTCTCGTCGGCGGCCCGCAGCAGCGACGCGAACTCCCGGTCGGGCCGGTCCTGGACGGGCAGGGTCACCAGCCGGTAGCGCTCGGTCGGGTCGAGCTTCGACGTGTCCGCGGCGTCGATGGCGACGGTCACCACGTCGCCGGAGACCCCGCGCAGTTCGGCCGTGAGGACCCGTCGGACGGGGTCGGTCTCCCACACCTGGACCAGGTCGCCCGCGCTGGCGGCGTGGGCCGGATCGGCCCTGATCGCGACGGCGTTGGTCGCGGGCGGCAGCGTCGGCCCGATGCCGGCGGCCCGGGAGCCGACGGCGAGGTACTCGACGGAGCCGTCCTCGGCGATCTCGACGTCGACGTGGCCGACGCCGTAGTCGGCCTTGAGCCGCGAGACGAGCCGCTCGCGCAGTTCGGCGCGGGTCAGCCGGCGCGGGAACAGGAACTTCCGGCCGGCCAGCGTCTCCTTCGTGGCCTCGGGCACGGGGTCGTAGCCGACGACGTCGTCGACGTCCTCCGGCAGTTCGACGGTCGTGACGCGACCGACGGACTGGACGATCTCGCTGACGTCGGCGTCGACGTCGCGGCCGGTCGCGGCGAACAGGTCGGTCGCCACGGCGTCGCCCAGCCGCACGCCGCCCGCCGCGCCGAGGCCGCCGACGACGAAGAGGGAGATGTTCGACAGCGCCGTCAGCACCTCGACCTCGACCTCGACGCCGCTGCCGGCGTCTGCGATCTCCTCGGCCAGCAGCGGCGTCGTGTTCACGACGACGGCGACGCCCGCCAGACCGACCAGCAGTGCGAGCGCCCGCGG of the Halomicrobium salinisoli genome contains:
- a CDS encoding dipeptide epimerase, with the protein product MNLAVERHSLAAADPFGIARGTTDAADAVVVELTHEGTTGVGGVAPTAYYGGSGDAVAATLEELRPVIVDCDDPHADQRLSRELAERAPDDPVARSAVSTALADLAARDLGVPCYRQWGLDPDAAPRTSFTVGIDDPDRMAEKAAAAVDEGYPILKIKVGTDDDRARVRAVREAAPDATLRVDANGAWDAAEAVEQARWLADEGVQFLEQPVPKDDLDGLRRVHGDAPLPICADESFVAAADAPRIADACDLVTVKLLKTGGVREAREAIAAAHACGLEVMLGCMLESNASIAPACHLAPLVEYADLDGALLLAEDPYRGVPMPEGRIDLQSVERGSGASKTG
- a CDS encoding DUF1611 domain-containing protein → MDVAILAHDRFPDDAKTAVGVLRYGDHDVRAVLDRSTAGDRVHDHLPDVQDAPIVASMDEVPDVDALLIGIAPIGGGFEDDWRPDVRAALKRGCDVIAGLHYMLSADEEFAALAADHGAELRDLRRPPEDLSVADGTAGAVDADVVLTVGTDCSTGKMTTSFELRDAARERGIDAAVVPTGQTGIAIADRGIAIDRVIADFAAGAVEGLVEEQGDRDLLIVEGQGALVHPAYSGVTTSILHGAQPDALVLCHVAGREVVHGYESFPLPAVERYADLYERMASPVSGADVVAGALNTRRLDESGARDAVAEYGDALGVPATDPVRFDADEILEALP
- a CDS encoding Vms1/Ankzf1 family peptidyl-tRNA hydrolase, translating into MLDELLRRGSLKERIEELEEENHHLQRQLEAEEERRADAVSERQDAEERVNRLQDRVTELEDRVERLQDGDADREFRVEETLRGGRLDEVLDRLAAVETEPEGVLTAYVADGREVPDPVRTALGDRAGLVGRAAPCLVVADDAGLLSACLSVPVAPEPFARWDERVALERAWFRPTGEHAVALVRSDLFALAEFDGDERVAFHGFDSDLKSQHSKGGFSQSRFERLREEQIDSHLERCRAAIEERSADRLYVLGERSVLSEFGDVADVTASVDATGDPEAALEDAVREFWTVRLRVP
- a CDS encoding DUF5802 family protein, with translation MFERFSGGYYVGRLYVEPSDGETAAMCHEQHERVNRELYATGEGVERTDLPLVMKLGERHFPVRGDEEVPADTLAVPESYLDDARVRNPPTLKEVLLAKADRARQLLTLTSGAAV
- a CDS encoding ArsR/SmtB family transcription factor, which encodes MDSAELLDLLGNANRRRILRLLAHKPCYVTEISEYIGVSPKAVIDHLSKLEEAGLVESRTDDQRRKYFSIARNLRLEVQVSPYRFGTKSAYPASRGLDISTCRYLTIDVSHDEGDDLTDVTRELKRLEQLENELSMAQRWVQGRLTEVRERLSERVEDDEGDGRLYAEVISALANGARDVDAVSREVEAPPELVEESLTWLAERGVAERDGDEWRLSE
- the gatD gene encoding Glu-tRNA(Gln) amidotransferase subunit GatD, translated to MNAGDRVRVDRADQTFEGVVLPFSSPETVVVKLDSGYNVGVDRDDASVEVLESGAFEVEETEDAEGESKVEFDEDLPTISLISTGGTIASTVDYRTGAVTAQFDAEDVLRAVPDLAGLANYRGRVVANILSENMTPDVWQQLARCVREEIEAGADGVVVMHGTDTMQFTASALAFMLDTPVPVVFTGSQRSADRPSSDNVMNAVCSVEAAKSDCAEVLVCMHESESDDACALHRGTRVRKNHTSRRDAFETVGREPLGEIDYETREIEWRREHAERGATDLALHDDLETDVELVKFTPGTPAERLERVGERAEGVVVEGTGLGHVNTDWIDVVDDLTDEGTPVVMTSQCIEGRVCDRVYDTGRDLLDAGIIEGEDMLPGTAKVKLMWALANAEDVADAMQEPIAGEITDRSVPWL
- a CDS encoding ubiquitin-like small modifier protein 1 produces the protein MKWKLFATLAEAAGDSEVTVREGETVGDALDALLAERPDLETEVLDEDGDLREHLRLLHEGRDPFSEADGLATPVEENDELALMPPVSGG
- a CDS encoding TrkA C-terminal domain-containing protein, producing the protein MQLLAVTAERVVTAAAQIAGTAALAGLLAGAVAVLYRWYVRERVPRALALLVGLAGVAVVVNTTPLLAEEIADAGSGVEVEVEVLTALSNISLFVVGGLGAAGGVRLGDAVATDLFAATGRDVDADVSEIVQSVGRVTTVELPEDVDDVVGYDPVPEATKETLAGRKFLFPRRLTRAELRERLVSRLKADYGVGHVDVEIAEDGSVEYLAVGSRAAGIGPTLPPATNAVAIRADPAHAASAGDLVQVWETDPVRRVLTAELRGVSGDVVTVAIDAADTSKLDPTERYRLVTLPVQDRPDREFASLLRAADETMATVTVEAGSRLDGARVGDIDVTVAAITREDARPEPLPAADRTLEPGDVLYAIATPDLLRRLTEAADALGGTGGGASSSASGTRAGGAETGARQTPADDGQSSDDGDGRTQTVATESPEESADEDGSDGEGDENDEPTGAAAAAGDGETATEPDEGADDAAAGDGTNDGNVASDDGEPTDGDTPPAETEDDADAAGATNDDAADLAGDAFPDADDLPGSDLETPTLPGDDQPAPENGDGAAASGAGDAATPDSGDGQSSTDADEGESVGIDDAEPSGDGDRDETTVIDDAWDDLEPLVDEGDEAEEGLHDLDDLLGEDGDDAPDDGADPEADDDESDRDGDDRPE